From Motacilla alba alba isolate MOTALB_02 chromosome 9, Motacilla_alba_V1.0_pri, whole genome shotgun sequence, a single genomic window includes:
- the SLC16A14 gene encoding monocarboxylate transporter 14 gives MYASREDIGYDFGDDSKVGSKPIKPNPNIDGGWAWMIVLSSFLVHILIMGSQMALGILNMEWLEEFNQSRGLTAWVSSLSMGITLIVGPFIGLFISMCGCRTTAIIGGILNALGWILSAYASNVHYLFLTFGVTAGIGSGMVYLPAVVMVGQYFQNRRALAQGLSTTGTGFGAFLMTALLKYLCTEFGWRNAMFIQGAISLNLCVCGALMRPLSPKELREKYVVRNDSEENQAKALSHSTETIKSNGVLGEETEKKEEAANEEVLGSVQHIETGGKSGSGRSMYGLRLFKTVSQLTVTVRKGFALWYSSYFGAASLFTNRVFVAFVIWALFAYSSFVIPFIHLPEIVKQYNLSRQDNVFPLTSIIAIVHIFGKVILGIISDLPCISTWNVFLMANFTLVTCILTLPLMQTYIGLAVVCALIGFSSGYFSLMPVVTEDLVGTKHLANAYGIIICANGISALFGPPFAGWIYDITQKYDFSFYIAGLLYMVGIIFLLIQPCIQKKQSREKSTEEAQV, from the exons ATGTATGCTAGTCGAGAGGATATTGGATATGATTTTGGAGATGACTCAAAAGTTGGAAGTAAGCCAATTAAACCTAATCCAAACATCGATGGAGGATGGGCTTGGATGATCGTACTTTCCTCCTTCCTTGTGCACATACTCATCATGGGTTCCCAGATGGCCCTTGGAATACTCAACATGGAATGGCTTGAGGAGTTTAATCAAAGTCGTGGCTTAACAGCGTGGGTTAGCTCCCTCAGCATGGGCATCACCCTTATTGTAG GTCCTTTTATTGGTTTATTCATCAGCATGTGTGGGTGCCGCACGACAGCCATAATTGGAGGGATCCTGAACGCCCTGGGTTGGATACTGAGTGCCTATGCCTCAAATGTGCACTACCTCTTCCTCACCTTTGGAGTGACAGCTG gtATTGGAAGTGGCATGGTTTATCTGCCTGCAGTGGTCATGGTAGGGCAATATTTTCAGAACAGAAGAGCACTTGCACAAGGGCTCAGTACCACAGGAACAGGGTTTGGAGCTTTCCTAATGACTGCCTTACTGAAGTACCTTTGCACTGAATTTGGGTGGAGGAATGCCATGTTCATCCAGGGGGCCATCTCCCTGAACCTTTGTGTCTGTGGAGCACTCATGAGACCACTCTCTCCCAAAGAGCTCCGTGAAAAATATGTGGTGAGGAATGACAGCGAAGAAAATCAGGCAAAAGCTCTGTCCCACTCTACAGAGACTATAAAATCTAATGGAGTCCTTGgtgaagaaacagagaaaaaagaagaggcaGCAAATGAAGAAGTGCTTGGCAGTGTGCAGCACATAGAAACTGGAGGTAAATCTGGAAGTGGAAGGAGCATGTATGGACTGCGCCTCTTTAAGACAGTGAGCCAGCTGACAGTTACAGTCAGGAAGGGCTTTGCACTCTGGTACTCCAGCTACTTTGGAGCTGCATCACTGTTTACCAATAGAGTATTCGTGGCCTTTGTCATTTGGGCTTTGTTTGCCTATAGCAGCTTTGTCATTCCCTTTATTCACCTTCCAGAGATAGTCAAGCAGTACAACTTATCTAGGCAGGACAATGTATTTCCTTTGACATCCATTATAGCCATTGTTCATATTTTTGGTAAAGTGATCCTTGGAATCATTTCTGATCTGCCCTGCATCAGCACATGGAATGTCTTCCTCATGGCTAACTTTACCCTGGTCACCTGCATTCTTACTTTGCCACTAATGCAGACATACATTGGCCTGGCTGTGGTTTGTGCTCTAATAGGATTTTCTAGTGGCTATTTTTCTCTAATGCCTGTTGTGACTGAAGATTTAGTGGGAACTAAACACCTTGCAAATGCCTATGGCATCATCATTTGTGCCAATGGAATATCTGCTTTGTTCGGACCACCCTTTGCAG GTTGGATCTATGACATCAcacaaaaatatgatttttctttttacatagCTGGATTGCTATACATGGTGggaataatatttttacttaTACAACCTTGTATTCAAAAGAAACAGTCAAGAGAAAAATCTACAGAAGAAGCACAAGTATAG